The Mobula hypostoma chromosome 24, sMobHyp1.1, whole genome shotgun sequence genomic sequence AACCagctatctcccctctatctttcagtccatagcaagggtctcaacccaaaatgtcaactcacaaacatgagaaagtctgcaggtgctggaaatccaagccacacatatacacacaaaatgctggaggaactcagcaggccaggcagcatctatggaaaaagagaacagtcgacattttgggctgagacccttcttcaggactgctgcctggcctgctgagttcttccagcattttgtgtgtgtcgccaagaagtcaactgtccatttccctccatagaagctTCCTGACCCACCGAGTTCTTCCGCAATCTTGTGTgattctccagattccagcacctactGTCTCCTGTGTCTCCACTTGGCCCACTGTACATGGCTAGGATTTTTTTTAACTACCTAATTAGTTGCCAATTTTTTACTATTCCACAGCTATCATCACCCACAGCCCCATCGAGTAGTTATCCAATTCAGCTATTAAACTTGCTTGCACATTCCACATCACAACTCACTGTACAAATACATTCTAATCTTTCCTTTTACCAATTATGATAAATCTGTGCTGTCTttggtttttttctttttgctaaCTCCTGGAAACAGTAGTCCTTAGTTTCTCCATAAAAACCATAATAACCTTTAATGTTCTTTGTGAAAATATAAATTCTCCTCTCAGCCGTTTTGCCACCAGATTAATTCCACAGGGACAAAACTTGAAGAGACTAATTGCATTCTCAAAGTCAATACAGAATAAAATCCAAAACCCTTCCCTATTGGCCACTCCACTAAACAAAATGTTATGACAAAGCTAAAATTCCTCACATGGAACTCAGCTCTACACTAAACTCTAAAAACCCAATCAACATCAACTCAACTTACTCTCAAAGCAAAACCTCTCTTTCTTCCTCCTCACCCGCACTGCAGTCCTCCGAGACTTCCATTCCACTCACTCTGCATGGATTCTGTTAAAACTACAATTCTCGATTAGTCATTCAATCTTACAACCTGCACTTGGACACAAGAAGAAACTGGTCTAAAAGGCTGACTTCCAAATCAGATAAAGAATGGCAGCCACACTTGATTCACATAACATTTGCCTCATCCCATCTCAGCTACACAAGCCTCCTCTCACTCAGTCTCACCTTACCTTAGGAATATATTCTATTGTTTTTaaagcagtttcattttaaatacATCTCTGCTTGTTCCCTCAACTACTCCCTGTGGGAACAAATGGTACATTTTCACCACTGAGGCAAATGTTTCCGCTGATTCTACTTATTAAAGACCCATCTTATCTGTATCTCCTCTAAATAGCACATTAAATAGCTTCATAAAGTTTCAAGCTTCTTCAGCATTCAGTTTTCCTGCAGAAAGAAAGCGCCAGTCTGCCCAATTTTCTGGCAGATGTTCATAGATGGCAAGCGTCAAAATAATAACATGAAGTATCCTAACCCATTCATCGACTCTAGTTTCTGcagtgacatctcctctgaaagATCCAAGCAGATGATCTGTGAAGAGAATGAGACAAGACTTGAAGCCAGACCTTTTGCAGTCTGAGCCTACATGATAGACACATCGCTGACCCATGACCCAGATCTAACCCACTCAGCAAAACATTGCAATGCTTAAAACCTTACTCTAATGTAACTAGGACCATCACACCATGACACACAAAACTGGTGCTCAAAAGAAATCACACTTTAAAAATGTCTACAACACACAGAAACCATCTTCCTTGTTAGCGGCACTCTCCATAAACTGCAACTTTGTCAGTAATCCAGGATAAACTTTCACTTGGGCTGCCTTCAGTCCTTCAATCTCACTGTCCTACACATGCTTCAAcataaaatacatttaaatataTCCCAATCTCCTCATTGTAGATCGTCCCTTCTGCTGTTTCTGATGTATCCTCATCTCTCTGTATACATCCTTCTATGCAACAGCCATCTGTGATGATCAGAACCCCAATAAAAGGACCTTGGGCTGTAAATCCTTTCCCTGAAAGTTTGCTATACAGTAATCACTATCAAACCTGGCTTTTCCCCTCCCCACATACAACACCCATTGGGATTATGGAGAAATATTTGTCATAATTTGGATATTTCCATCTACAGAATTAGGTTAGGAGCCAGGATGGAAGTAGTTTGGGTCACATAATGACTGAGCACTCAACACACCAGCTTCATACCTACAGAGGGATACTGTACTAATAATCCAAGTTGCATAATCCTTATTCCTAATTTATTTCTTATAACTCAATTATAATGTAATGAGTGCATTAGCTTTCTAACCTCTCTATACACAAAAGGCCATTTCAAATCTAACTAATTCCCTCCCGCAAGACAACCAAATTCCATTTATCAATCAAGGTCATTCAAAACTTCCCCTCCTTTCCAGATAACTCATACATTAAAATGTCTCCAGCTTTCGATTCTACATTACATACTCTTCAGATTTTATTACATAGCTTCCTGCAGAACAGAAGTGCACCATCACAAAAGTTTAGTAACTGATTCGGTCAACATGCACTACAATAATTTTCCctaattatatattttatttccAAACAGTAATTGACCAGTTTTTTAAAAGCAAACACAACAGAACTTACCACTTTCTCTGGGCAGTTAACCTTTGGGGTCCTGATCTGAATCTCAGGCTGGGGTTGACTTTGGAACCGCAGTTGAGATTGGAATTGGGGCTGACTCTGGGATTGGGGAAGGGCTGAAGACTGACCTTGAGGCAGGGTCTGGTTTTGAAGCTGAGGTTGGCTTTGAGACTGGGGCAGCGACTGAGGTTTGGACTGGAATTgggactgagactgagactggggCAGTGACTGGGTTGGACACGGGGGTGTAGGTTGGGACTGACTTTGGGTTTGGTTTGCGGTTTGGGGTGGATTGGGGGACTGATTTGAAGACTGGGACTGGAATTTACTCTGGGATTGAGTTTGAGTTATGGACTGGGGCTGGAACTGGCTTTGAGATTGGGACTGGGGTTGAGACTGGTTCTGGGTCTGGAACGAGGGCAGACTGTGGGCTTGggcctgggcctcctgttcctgCTGCCTCCTCCGACTACCCCTGGTCCTTCCCCCGACTCCTGGGCTCTCAGTTCCAGCCTCTCCATCTCCTTCTCTACTGCCCGACTGCGCCCCCTGACCGGGCGGATCCTGTCTGTCCTCTGCGCCCTCGGGGTTGGACCGGGTACTCGGCCGCTGAACGCTCGGGCCCGAAGCCTGGGGCTCGGGTTCAGAACCGGCCGGCGCCTCTCGGCCTTCCTCAACGGGCGCCGACATTTCTCCACTACAAACACCAGGGCGGAAATCGTCCTTAATGGTTTCTGGGAGATGTAGTTCCTCGTCTTCAGTTTCCGCCTGTGAAATCAAAAGAAGGACTACAATCCCAGAGGAAACAGTGGCGCCGCTATTTTGTAGTTCCTGATGCCTCTTTCCCATTGCACTCAACGAGAAATAAACTACATCTCACAGAATGCTGCGTGAAACTTCGCCAGAGCATGTCTTTCGTTTTATCATCTATCTTGTTATATGATTACCGTAAATCAATCTATTTCTAAAAGGCTCATCCATTCCAACACAATGTATGACAACTCATGGATAACCAGAAAATACTAATTTATTTCCTTTCTTACTTACGAGAAGGGAACGATTTTTTGTTTCTCAACTTTTATTGTAGTGAATTATGGTCAGGGAGGGCAAGTATATCTTTAATTGTAGCTGTTAACCTCTATATGTGGAAATCTCTCCTAATTTTGGCTGCTTTAGAAATTCGTGTTGGGATTTTAGAAATTCCACTGTTTTATTTCTGCTACTTGATGATGTGTAAACTATGATTCTAATCAATTAAACCCATTGTTGATTAGATCCCACACACAGACTGGGGTCAAAAGTGTTCCAATCTTCTCCGTCTTCCTCACTGTACACCTTACCTTCAACAAGTATCCCGCTGGACTGGGACTGATATACAGAGTGAGCTGGacattgtttaaattttattaacACTACTCCAGGACCATTAGCCATATCTCATTTATAGTAAACAGACTATACTGATTTGCATAAGTGCATAATTGGAGCTGCAAGTTATTAATCCTTTCATTGGAAAAataattaactctttcatttgcCCCGCAATAAAAATTGTTATCTTTGCTGTTAATTTTCATTCTACTTTCTCCTTCACACGTTCTATCTCTGACTCCTTCTTGAATTCTGTCTCCAGTTCAGCGATAGGTTAACAACTAGATAATCTATTGCAGGCCACAACTCTGTAGCCTGTTTCTACGATTCCTATACTATACCACAAGTTTCTTTGTCTCTCTCGCTCGGTGCTTCCAAGTTGAAATTCCTTTTTCCACAATTGTGGTTTCTTCTCTGCTCGAGTTGacataactgaaatattaaataaacaacactcctccctgcttagctataaactccaactcaacataGAATGCAaatcaactatatacacagtgaaatacagctattatatagacatccacagcatagtaagttttaaattgtcccattcaggctggAAGATTTTattgctgtggaggctttcttactcttgtgggattaCGTTCTTCCTGACAAGGGAATCACTCTGCTCGGCATTTGAGACAaggtggctgtgaaacaatctcaggttctgaggcCTCTTCCATGGTGTTTGTAAAAGTtggctctgagactgcaggaagtggttctgacagctcaggACACCCttcttcttcttttctctctctgggtccacttccatccctttctttctctttctcacgTTTCTTCTTTCCAACTCTTCCTTCCTTTTGTTCTCATttatgcatcttgatcttgggaaggtctaCTTAGTTCACTGGCGTATCCTCTTATATACTtcattgctccctttatgatctgatttGTTTCCGCATCATCTAACAACGTTTTTGtttctccattgactctttttgGCCGTCCATTCATCTAGCTggtctttgcatttacttttacaagcagctttttgtctcccatttgaagttcatgcaaCAACCTTAATGCAcccagagtagattctggttctttacactcacaaaagccgaatgcttgcaactttcctgaagcttgttaaactctcttccagcttaaaaccaagccacgttTTGCAAGAAACTGCCTGACTAACGTATCAGAAGCTTTCGCAGACAGGTTGCCTACGAAAACTGTCGTAGTCGGGCCAGTGCTTTCGTCACTTTCacgcttcctctgagcagcaAGGTTGTTCCTTGTtgcaatatgctttccaaccagaggcacagaggttggcaccaacacctgcgCTTGTCCTCTTTTGGGCAATGGTGtttggcatggagacagttgtggcatcatcctgtatctttcttaattcactttaagTTGGCTTCATTGCATGGGATGTgtcatgcaaatggtggatggatctttgATCAAGTTGTAATTGTAGTTGTTTCAGCCAATcatgaccccacaatgctggtccttctgtttttaccacatacaagctcaatgtggcttgttggttgttgtatttcactgttacaatgtcattcccacaggagttatctatTCTCCAGTGTAAgtccttagttggatatctgcaggcttcagtttagtatcttagAAATGcttttcaaactcattttgtgggatGACTGAAACAGCagaaccagtgtccaatttcattttaattaatttgccattcacttctggtgtaagccatattgcttgtctattgttagttttcaaggCTCCCTAGTcctgtatcactctcatcattgtcagagttttcatcaacagcataaaGATCagagctctttttgaaactgcaacttgactttttaactttttctcttcactgagcggtccatttatttttgtccgcctgacatgctctttatatgtgtcctactttgttgcattttctgcaagtttcacctttaaatctgcatttgtttggtgtatgtgagcgcCTGCCATTGAGGTGACACAATTTGTCTGGCCagccaggtttctgtttagacgttgcaatttttgttcacgctcactttcatccctgactgcaactcagttgtgtctctgtctgATGTTTCAATTGATACAGCAATCttgactgctcttttaaatgtaaattgtgctcagttaggagccatttttgaatgctttcttttaagattccacaaacgaaACGATCTCTTAGTGTATCATTAAGTCCATTACCGAACTGACTGTACTTAGATACTCTCTTCAATTTTGTCAtctatgctgaaatggactccccttctttttgatcgCACTTATGAAATCtacagcattctgcaatcaacaatggctttggttctaagtgttcctgcagtACTTTGACAATAGCagtggtttggttggagcagtcaaatgtAGAAGCaatctgtatgcctttaaacccattGCATttagcaaaattggtacttgtttctctttggttatttcatttgcttcaaaatgctgttccaatagctcagtaCACATGAACCAATTAATCAAACTCATCAATCTTTCTGGTGTATCCAGCcacgtttgcttttttttttaaatgattattatcCGATACTCACTCCTTATGAACCCAGAATTATTCCACTTACTACCTTTTTTGTTTACCTTGATCgtgtcttcccttccaaagaccgactctgcacgtgctgggctgcttttatTTTTACTTGCTGCATTTCTTTCTTAGCTTGAACGTCTCACTGCTCTTTAATGGGTCGGCAGCTGTGTCGGGTTAATTCTAAAAGGACCTCATCGCCAAAATTAAACTAAGTCAAAGGAAAACCCAGGAATCTGGGAATGTGGGTGTAACTTTGTCGAGGCTCGCATGcatcatgtggtagcgtgatgacatgcaattaatgtatttgacagataacctgtaattaattacttaatggaacaagaatgcttaatcaaccaacatGTATACAAAATtgctcaaatgttactgaaatattaaatacacaactgcaTAACTTCTGATAGTTCATTTCTTCCATTCCCTCCCCCTTTCGACAGCTAGATGGCATCATTCCCTTTGGAACTCTTTGGTTCACACTTGCATCTCCTACTTCCCACAGAACTGCAGGAGAAGCAACACCTGCCTTCCCACCAGGTAACCAAACGACTACCTGTGTATCATGTTCATGGTGTGATCTCCATTTGAGGAAGCCATTGCCATTAAGAGTGACCTGGAATTTCTGGTTGTCTGTCACTTTGATTTTccatcccattcctgttctgacctttCTATCTTTCAGTCTTTACTGATTCCACTGAAGCACAACATAAGTTCAAGGTGTTCCAGCACGGCATGTTACAGCCCTTGGGAGTGAATAATCTATTCAACAACTTTAATATCTCGTTCCAATTGTGTACATTTCCAGCATTCCGGTTTCTTTCTTCTGCTAATTTCAGATTTCATACTTCCCCTCTTATACATACACCCTGCAGACATATCTTTAGTTTCTTACCTGCCTTTACCATCCTTCTCGAGCAGGCATCACCCCCCTTTCATCACTCCAAATCACCAGCTCCAGCACTGCTTCTTTTGGTCTCCAGCTTAACACAGACCTGCCTTTTGCTCTCCCCACTTCCTTTGCACCttaaaacaaattttaaattcaaagttctctcagttctgacaaaaggtcatcaactttaaatttattttcttctccACAGATGGAACTTGATCTGTGGAGTACTTTCTGTTTGTAATCCAGGAGCCCTTTCCCACCACATCATAACACTAACCCCAATTAATATTCTCAATGAATCCCTTTAAAATCTGGAAATTATCCAGTTTCTTGGGAGCCACCTGTCAGGACTTGGAGCTTGTCATTGACgtcttggagagggttcaaagaaggttcacaaaaatgactctgggattgaagggcttatcatatgaggagtgttcgatggctctgggcctgtactcactataattcagaagaattggggggtggggggatctcattgaaacctatcagatgttgaaaggcctcaatagagtagaTTTGGAGATGATGCAGACAtaccacctctcccggaagttccaggagtctctggcatattgatagtggctccctgacgcccgcaaattatatacaatatcccggaaatcgattttttttagagcgagcgagagagagagagagcgagtgacagagagagcatcctgattgatctctctttgtgctaagtagacctatcagttttctctgtgggcgggctttacagtcgatctctctctctctttcattgtccatcagttcagtttagtgtcctgcagcgccatggcagagtgttccaaaaaaagaaaatataaaacgtacttcaccccagactacactaaagtataCTCCTGCCTactaggggtcaaaaataatgacagtgttgcgcactgcactgtttgcaacagtgacttttctattgcccatggtgggttaaatgactgtaaaagacatgttggggtgagtcctggattatgtctcaactaaccttgaaAAACTGGTGtcaaactacaaaagtttgcctGTTGATGGATTCTGAGCACAGGacagttgagattcaaagagctctgccagttgatgaagctgcttttggtgctgtcaaattctaattgtgatgtagaaagggcattcagcatggtgcatcacattaagacagaactcagaagtcagctgtctcacaaaacacttgtgattctgatgtcttgcaaaattaacaaattcattgacacagactgctatgaggttgagacttccggttgagacctccctgaaatgagtttttgcagggtgggatgtctggggatgtttcctatagtaggggagtctagcaccagaggacagtcccagaatagaaggacgtccatttagaacagagattagaaagaatttctttagctggagagtggtaaatctgtggaatacattgccacaggtggctgtagaggccaagtcattgggtatatttaaggcagaggttgatagattcttgattagtcagggcatgaaggtgggagattggggctgagagggaaatggatcaaccatgatgaaatggcgcagcagactcaatgggctaattggcctatttctgttcctaaatcttatggtctaatgatctATGGGCTACCTTTGGCTGACTAATAAACAGGGAGATCAAAGATCAAGATTTAAAGTCATGGTCTACTCGAAGGAAATGATTCCAAAACTGCTGCATACTTGTGAATCACAGTTCAATGTGCAAGAGATATACTGCCAAAGCTGTCTCTGCAAAATGCTTCAAATCCATTGGGAGGATGTCTGCATCTTCTTCCAGGTCCACATCCCCCGCTGTGAGGATCAAACCATGCGTTGTAGCTAGAGTTGAATAAACATGTGAGGGGAAGGGATAGGAGGCAGTAGTGACTGGAGAAGAtgtgaagggaagggagaaggttAGTGTGGGATAGATTCACAAGCATGGAGCAGAGAAGTCACATGATATGTTCAAATtcaaaatcctgcagatgctgtaaacctgaaataaaaagagaaaatgcagggaaatac encodes the following:
- the babam1 gene encoding BRISC and BRCA1-A complex member 1, producing MSAPVEEGREAPAGSEPEPQASGPSVQRPSTRSNPEGAEDRQDPPGQGAQSGSREGDGEAGTESPGVGGRTRGSRRRQQEQEAQAQAHSLPSFQTQNQSQPQSQSQSQFQPQSITQTQSQSKFQSQSSNQSPNPPQTANQTQSQSQPTPPCPTQSLPQSQSQSQFQSKPQSLPQSQSQPQLQNQTLPQGQSSALPQSQSQPQFQSQLRFQSQPQPEIQIRTPKVNCPEKVIICLDLSEEMSLQKLESMNGSKTNALNIAQKMIEMFVRTKHKIDKRHEFALVVVNDEVTWLSGFTSDPREVCSCLYDLDTNVCESFDLDGLFNLVQQKIELPVTESVQTIPPPYIVRMILVYIRTPCNPQSVSVEHFSKILQSPYFFFDVIYVYNRTEEMEEEPGSKEAHSFFNNLDTKGTGYKYDVSLTGQAVELHNCMAKLLAHPLQRPVQVHAVYSLLEDEDSVEVEATV